Proteins co-encoded in one Hyla sarda isolate aHylSar1 chromosome 4, aHylSar1.hap1, whole genome shotgun sequence genomic window:
- the LRRC8E gene encoding volume-regulated anion channel subunit LRRC8E, whose protein sequence is MIPVAEFKQFTEQQPAFKVLKPWWDVLAEYITIAMLMIGVFGCTLQITQDKIICLPNHTSADYVSQITCKEYSQNTQATNSSEEQAVSTPSPASTPSPPREMSGLRNNLDLQQYSFINQMCYETALHWYAKYFPYLVVIHTLIFIICGNFWFKFPGTSSKIEHFISILGKCFDSPWTTRALSEVSGETTTQEKVAERDLSKTNFDETSPVMADVSVPEKIVVETPSASVLDKKEGEQAKALFEKVKKFRHHVEEGDILYSMYMRQTILKVCKFVLITVYNAALVGQIHFIVPCSVHTEDMTGYNSFCCNHTKAHLFSKLAISYLCFLGVYGLTCFYTLYWLFRRPLKEYSFRSVREETGIGDIPDVKNDFAFVLHLVDQYDSLYSKRFAVFLSEVSESRLRQLNLNHEWPADKLRQKLQQTPEGRLELHLFKLPGLPDTVFEVTETESLKLEMLTEALIPPLVSKLVKLEELSLFNCPAKVQHASLTYLRDNLRVLQIKFEDIKEIPLWVFSLRALEELHLFGYLSPDASKNVALESLKELKSLKVLMLKGNLSKVPQTVADVASHLLKLCIHNDGTKLLTLNALKRLSLLKELELIRCDLERIPHAVFSLNNLQMLDLKENSLHTIEEIISLQHCRKLSILRLWHNHIAYIPEHIRKLKGLEELCLNRNKILVLPPQLFLCTKLRHLDLSFNEIRELPPEVGVLQMLQFLALTGNFLEDLPNELFFCQRLKTLKLGQNKLTSLSPRIGSLVSLVRLELKGNKIDLLPPELGSCTGLKKTGFVVEHSLLETLPLDVRDRLSEDV, encoded by the coding sequence ATAACTCAGGATAAGATCATATGTCTACCTAACCATACCTCTGCTGACTATGTTTCTCAAATCACCTGCAAAGAGTACTCCCAAAACACACAAGCCACAAACTCTAGTGAAGAGCAGGCTGTATCCACCCCATCTCCAGCTTCTACTCCCAGTCCCCCGCGTGAGATGAGTGGACTACGTAATAACTTGGACCTTCAGCAGTACAGCTTCATAAATCAGATGTGCTATGAAACTGCGTTACATTGGTATGCAAAGTACTTCCCATATCTTGTGGTCATTCACACCCTAATTTTCATAATTTGTGGAAACTTCTGGTTCAAATTTCCTGGCACTAGCTCAAAAATTGAACATTTCATCTCCATCTTGGGCAAATGTTTTGATTCTCCGTGGACAACTCGAGCCCTGTCTGAGGTTTCAGGAGAGACCACCACACAGGAGAAGGTGGCAGAGAGAGACCTTTCGAAGACCAACTTTGATGAAACCAGTCCAGTAATGGCTGATGTCTCTGTTCCAGAGAAAATTGTGGTAGAGACTCCTTCAGCTAGTGTTCTGGACAAAAAGGAAGGAGAGCAAGCTAAGGCCTTGTTTGAGAAGGTCAAGAAATTCCGGCATCATGTGGAAGAAGGTGATATTCTCTATTCCATGTACATGCGTCAGACTATATTAAAAGTCTGCAAGTTTGTTCTAATCACCGTCTACAATGCTGCCTTGGTTGGGCAAATACACTTTATCGTCCCCTGTAGCGTGCATACAGAGGACATGACTGGATACAACAGTTTTTGCTGCAACCACACTAAAGCCCACCTCTTCTCCAAGCTGGCTATCAGCTATTTGTGCTTCCTGGGCGTATATGGCTTAACCTGTTTCTATACACTCTACTGGCTCTTTCGTCGTCCCCTCAAGGAGTATTCGTTCAGATCAGTGCGAGAAGAAACAGGGATCGGGGATATCCCTGACGTGAAGAATGATTTTGCATTTGTACTTCATTTAGTGGATCAGTATGATTCCCTCTACTCTAAAAGATTTGCTGTCTTTCTATCAGAAGTTAGTGAAAGTCGGCTACGGCAGCTCAATCTCAACCACGAGTGGCCAGCCGATAAACTAAGACAGAAACTTCAGCAAACTCCAGAAGGCCGCCTGGAACTTCATCTCTTCAAGCTGCCAGGATTGCCAGATACAGTGTTTGAAGTGACTGAGACCGAATCCCTTAAACTTGAAATGCTCACTGAGGCCCTTATCCCTCCGTTGGTGTCCAAGTTAGTCAAGTTAGAAGAGTTGTCGTTGTTTAACTGCCCGGCTAAAGTCCAACATGCTTCCCTGACTTACCTCCGGGACAATCTTAGGGTTCTTCAGATTAAATTTGAAGATATAAAAGAGATTCCACTTTGGGTTTTTAGTCTTCGGGCTCTTGAGGAGCTACATTTGTTTGGCTACCTGTCCCCAGATGCCTCGAAAAATGTTGCGCTTGAAAGCTTAAAGGAGTTAAAAAGTCTAAAGGTGTTGATGCTAAAGGGCAATCTTTCCAAAGTTCCTCAGACTGTTGCAGATGTGGCCAGCCATTTGCTAAAGCTCTGTATACATAATGATGGAACCAAGCTCCTTACACTTAATGCATTGAAAAGGCTTTCCTTGTTAAAAGAATTAGAGCTTATCCGATGTGATCTCGAGCGGATTCCTCATGCGGTCTTCAGTCTCAACAATCTACAGATGCTGGACTTGAAGGAGAACAGCCTGCATACCATAGAAGAAATCATCAGTCTGCAGCACTGCCGGAAACTAAGCATTCTACGCTTGTGGCACAACCACATTGCCTACATCCCCGAGCACATCCGCAAACTGAAGGGTCTTGAAGAGTTGTGCCTAAATCGCAACAAGATCCTTGTATTGCCACCTCAACTTTTCCTGTGTACCAAACTACGCCACCTTGACCTCTCCTTTAATGAAATCCGAGAGCTGCCACCAGAAGTGGGAGTTCTGCAGATGCTGCAGTTCTTGGCTTTGACGGGGAACTTCTTGGAAGATCTTCCCAATGAGCTATTTTTCTGCCAAAGGCTTAAGACTTTGAAGTTAGGTCAGAATAAACTTACAAGTTTGTCACCCAGAATTGGGTCCCTTGTCTCCTTAGTAAGACTGGAATTAAAAGGGAATAAGATCGACCTGCTGCCACCAGAACTCGGGTCATGCACTGGTCTTAAAAAGACTGGTTTTGTGGTGGAACATTCTTTGCTGGAGACCTTACCTCTAGATGTTAGAGATAGGCTAAGTGAAGATGTATAG
- the LOC130366795 gene encoding volume-regulated anion channel subunit LRRC8D-like: MLAIRRGMFTISDAASLADTQAHFKAVKPWWDVLMDYVLIIMLMTAFFSATLLITMDKVVCMPKTTKLTKNMSNDFSEAGTITQPTPAIRKDIGHLTNLDYQQYMYVSAVCYHKVVPWQSKYFPYLSLINTLLLLVSSNFWFKYPKTSSKIELFISILSKCFESPWTTKALEETSDQPPPEHNRQKSSSSRSMDLSPRTPLIRETPFSFVPLQVSTILDKKEEEQAKALFERIRHFRAHAEDSDMVYRAYIGQTVFKVVALAIILGYSLSLVGSFSFHHLCKPGIRNFMGYSMFKCTHNLAFILEKLLLTYILLVSVYAFLSAYALFWLLTSSLKVYSFDTNSEGSGFSDIPDVKNDFAFMLHMVDRYDTLYSRRFSVFLSAISEGRLRELALNSEWPAEKLRQMINKNTNGRYELQLSMIPVIPKDVYELSEIEVLKLELISSAKIVGAVSHLKSLSELHISHCSVKMDPEAFSCIRERLKVLHVRFTDMEELPSWMYSLKNVSQLHLSGNLNCSNNKSIRLQSLRGLTGLRSLFLTSNLSHLSSAVLDVAGQLSKLSIQNGDTELGSLGQLKRMNRLLELTLCHCKISKITGVLVGLPNLQSIDLTSNQLQYVDDLGTLQRLRNLSILRLSHNAINRLPASIEFLRNLEELYISHNKLENLPVSLCNLVRLRHLDVSYNHIRHIPHEIGHLTRLETLAITSNQISFLPRELFRCSRLRSLHVGSNKLTSVPPEIGQLPLLSSLDLMGNNLTELPEEITNCLQLKKGGIDVEAYVLGTLPPELRKKYL; this comes from the exons ATGCTCGCCATCCGCAGAG GTATGTTCACAATAAGCGATGCGGCGTCGCTGGCCGACACCCAGGCTCATTTCAAGGCCGTGAAACCTTGGTGGGATGTTCTTATGGATTATGTCCTTATAATTATGCTTATGACAGCTTTCTTCTCTGCAACACTTCTTATCACTATGGATAAAGTTGTATGTATGCCCAAGACTACAAAGCTTACCAAGAACATGTCAAATGACTTTAGTGAAGCTGGCACGATAACACAACCTACTCCAGCTATTCGGAAAGATATTGGTCACTTGACTAACTTAGACTACCAGCAGTATATGTATGTGAGCGCTGTGTGCTACCACAAAGTCGTACCATGGCAGTCCAAATATTTTCCCTACTTGTCTCTCATCAATACTTTATTGCTGCTGGTCAGCAGTAATTTCTGGTTCAAGTATCCCAAAACATCTTCTAAGATTGAACTCTTTATTTCCATCCTGAGCAAATGTTTCGAATCTCCATGGACCACTAAAGCACTTGAAGAAACTAGTGACCAGCCGCCTCCAGAGCACAACCGACAAAAGTCCAGCAGTTCACGCTCTATGGACCTCTCACCTAGGACACCATTGATAAGGGAAACACCATTTTCATTTGTGCCACTTCAGGTGTCCACCATCTTGGACAAAAAGGAGGAAGAGCAAGCCAAGGCTTTATTTGAGAGGATACGCCATTTTCGAGCTCATGCCGAGGACTCGGATATGGTGTATAGAGCTTATATTGGTCAGACTGTTTTCAAAGTAGTTGCACTGGCTATAATCCTTGGGTACTCACTAAGTTTGGTAGGCTCATTTAGCTTCCACCATCTTTGTAAACCAGGCATACGGAATTTCATGGGATATTCTATGTTTAAATGTACACATAATTTAGCCTTCATACTAGAAAAACTTCTGCTAACCTATATTTTGCTTGTTTCTGTCTATGCTTTCCTATCTGCTTATGCGTTGTTTTGGTTACTTACCAGTTCGCTTAAGGTGTACTCATTTGATACAAATAGCGAAGGATCAGGATTTAGTGATATTCCTGATGTGAAAAATGATTTTGCCTTCATGTTACACATGGTAGACCGCTACGACACTTTGTACTCAAGGAGATTCTCTGTGTTTCTCTCTGCTATAAGTGAAGGGAGGCTCAGGGAGCTTGCACTTAATTCCGAGTGGCCAGCAGAGAAACTGAGACAGATGATCAATAAGAACACCAATGGCCGCTATGAGCTGCAATTGAGCATGATCCCAGTGATACCAAAAGATGTTTATGAACTGAGTGAGATTGAGGTCCTCAAGCTCGAACTGatctcatctgcaaagatagtaGGAGCAGTGTCTCATCTCAAGTCTCTCTCAGAGCTCCATATCAGTCATTGCTCAGTCAAAATGGACCCTGAGGCATTTTCTTGCATTCGGGAGCGGTTAAAAGTGCTTCATGTTAGATTCACAGACATGGAAGAACTTCCATCTTGGATGTACTCTTTGAAGAATGTAAGTCAATTGCATCTTTCTGGCAACCTCAATTGCTCCAACAATAAGTCCATTCGTCTACAGTCTCTTCGTGGATTGACTGGGCTTAGATCTCTGTTTCTAACAAGTAACCTGTCTCATCTATCTTCTGCAGTGCTGGATGTGGCTGGGCAGCTGTCCAAGTTGagcatacagaatggagacacCGAGCTTGGGTCACTAGGTCAACTGAAAAGAATGAATCGTTTATTGGAGCTTACACTTTGCCACTGCAAGATCTCAAAAATCACTGGTGTCCTTGTTGGCTTACCAAATTTACAATCTATTGATTTGACATCCAACCAGCTGCAATACGTTGATGACCTAGGAACTCTTCAGCGGCTCCGAAACCTGAGCATCTTAAGACTATCCCACAATGCTATCAATCGTCTCCCAGCATCTATTGAGTTTCTACGTAATTTGGAAGAGCTATACATTTCCCACAATAAACTGGAGAATTTACCAGTTTCTCTTTGTAATCTTGTTAGATTAAGACACTTAGATGTGAGCTATAATCACATCCGACATATCCCCCATGAAATTGGTCACCTAACCCGGTTGGAGACACTGGCAATCACATCTAATCAGATCTCTTTCTTACCACGTGAGCTGTTCCGTTGCTCTAGACTGAGatccctccatgttggctccaACAAACTTACTAGTGTACCGCCTGAGATCGGACAGCTGCCGCTCCTGTCTAGCTTGGACCTTATGGGCAACAACTTGACTGAATTGCCAGAGGAAATAACAAATTGTTTACAGCTAAAGAAAGGAGGGATTGATGTGGAAGCATATGTTTTAGGAACATTACCTCCAGAATTGAGGAAAAAATACTTGTAA